The following proteins are co-located in the Rattus norvegicus strain BN/NHsdMcwi chromosome 19, GRCr8, whole genome shotgun sequence genome:
- the Edc4 gene encoding enhancer of mRNA-decapping protein 4, whose amino-acid sequence MASCASIDIEDATQHLRDILKLDRPAGGSNVESQRPSSAYNGDLNGLLVPDPLSSGDGNSTSKPGIRTMPPINLQEKQVICLSGDDSSTCIGILAKEVEIVASSDSSISSKARGSNKVKIQPVAKYDWEQKYYYGNLIAVSNSFLAYAIRAANNGSAMVRVISVSTSERTLLKGFTGSVADLAFAHLNSPQLACLDEAGDLFVWRLALVKGKIQEEILVHIRQPEGTPLNHFRRIIWCPFIPEESEDCCEESSPTVALLHEDRAEVWDLDMLRSSHSTWPVDVSQIKQGFIVVKGHSTCLSEGALSPDGTVLATASHDGFVKFWQIYIEGQDEPRCLHEWKPHDGRPLSCLLFCDNHKKQDPEVPFWRFLITGADQNRELKMWCTVSWTCLQTIRFSPDIFSSVSVPPSLKVCLDLSAEYLILSDVQRKVLYVMELLQNQDEGRACFSSISEFLLTHPVLSFGIQVVSRCRLRHTEVLPAEEESDSLGTESSHGAGTLESAAGVLIKLFCVHTKALQDVQIRFQPQLNPDVVAPLSTHTAHEDFTFGESRPELGSEGLASAPHGSQPDLRRIVELPAPADFLSLSSETKPKLMTPDAFMTPTASLQQISASPSSSSSSSSSSSSSSSSSSSSSLTAVSAVSSSSAMDPSLPSRPPEELTLSPKLQLDGSLTISSSSSLQASPRSLLPGLLPGPADKLIPKGPGQVSSGTSALSLDLQEVEPLGLPQASPSRTRSPDVISSASTALSQDIPEIASEALSRGFGSSVPEGLIEPDSMASAASALHLLSPRPRQGPELSSQLGLDGGPGDGDRHSTPSLLEAALTQEVATSDSQVWPTAPDITRETCSTLTESPRNGLQEKHKSLAFHRPPYHLLQQHDSQDTSAEQSDHDDEVASLASASGGFGSKIPTPRLPAKDWKTKGSPRTSPKLKRKSKKDDGDSAVGSRLTEHQVVEPPEDWPALIWQQQRELAELWHNQEELLQRLCAQLEGLQSTVTDHVERALETRHEQEQRRLERALAEGQQRGGQLQEQLTQQLSQALSSAVAGRLERSIRDEIKKTVPPCVSRSLEPVAGQLSNSVATKLTAVEGSMKENISKLLKSKNLTDAIARAAADTLQGPMQAAYREAFQSVVLPAFEKSCQAMFQQINDSFRLGTQEYLQQLDSHMKSRKAREQEAREPVLAQLRGLVSTLQNATEQMAATVSSSVRAEVQHQLHVAVGSLQESILAQVQRIVKGEVSVALKEQQATVTSSIMQAMRSAAGTPVPSAHLDCQAQQAHILQLLQQGHLNQAFQQALTAADLNLVLYVCETVDPAQVFGQPPCPLSQPVLLSLIQQLASDLGTRSDLKLSYLEEAVMHLDHSDPITRDHMGSVMAQVRQKLFQFLQADPHNSLGKAARRLSLMLHGLVTPSLP is encoded by the exons gCTCCAATGTCGAAAGCCAAAGGCCATCCAGTGCCTACAATGGAGACCTCAATGGGCTCCTGGTCCCAGATCCGCTCAGTTCAGGAGATGGTAACTCGACAAGCAAACCTGGTATACGGACCATGCCACCCATTAATCTGCAGGAAAAGCAGGTCAT TTGCCTCTCTGGAGATGACAGCTCCACGTGCATTGGGATTTTGGCCAAGGAGGTAGAAATTGTGGCCAGCAGTGATTCTAGCATTTCCAGCAAGGCGCGAGGGAGCAACAAG GTGAAAATCCAGCCTGTAGCCAAGTATGACTGGGAGCAGAAATACTACTATGGCAACCTGATTGCAGTGTCTAACTCCTTCTTGGCATACGCCATCAGGG CTGCCAACAATGGCTCAGCCATGGTCCGAGTGATCAGTGTGAGCACTTCGGAGCGGACCCTGCTCAAGGGCTTCACAGGCAGTGTGGCTGACCTTGCATTTGCACACCTCAACTCTCCACAGCTTGCCTGCCTGGACGAGGCCGGCGATCTCTTTGTGTGGCGACTGGCTCTGGTTAAGGGCAAAATTCA AGAAGAGATCTTAGTCCATATCCGGCAACCAGAGGGCACACCACTGAACCACTTCCGAAGGATCATCTGGTGCCCTTTCATCCCTGAGGAAAGCGAGGACTGTTGTGAGGAGAGTAGCCCAACGGTGGCCCTGCTGCATGAAGACCGG GCTGAGGTGTGGGACTTGGATATGCTTCGCTCCAGCCACAGCACATGGCCTGTGGATGTCAGCCAAATCAAGCAGGGCTTTATCGTGGTAAAAGGCCATAGCACG TGCCTAAGTGAAGGAGCCCTTTCCCCTGATGGGACTGTGCTGGCCACCGCAAGCCATGATGGCTTTGTCAAGTTCTGGCAGATCTATATTGAAGGTCAGGATGAGCCAAG GTGTCTGCATGAATGGAAACCTCATGATGGGCGGCCTCTTTCTTGCCTCCTGTTCTGTGATAACCATAAGAAACAGGatcctga GGTcccattctggaggttcctcattaCTGGCGCTGACCAGAATCGAGAGCTGAAGATGTGGTGCACAGTGTCCTGGACCTGCCTGCAAACCATTCG CTTCTCCCCAGATATCTTCAGTTCAGTGAGTGTGCCTCCCAGTCTCAAAGTTTGCTTGGACCTCTCAGCAGAATATTTGATTCTTAGTGATGTGCAACGAAAG GTCCTCTATGTGATGGAGCTGCTGCAGAACCAGGACGAGGGCCGTGCTTGCTTCAGTTCCATCTCTGAGTTCCTGCTCACCCACCCTGTGCTGAGCTTTGGCATCCAGGTTGTGAGTCGCTGCCGGCTGCGGCACACTGAGGTGCTGCCTGCTGAGGAGGAGAGTGACAGTCTGGGGACTG AGAGTTCCCATGGAGCTGGTACCTTGGAATCTGCAGCTGGTGTGCTTATCAAGCTCTTTTGTGTGCACACTAA GGCACTCCAAGATGTGCAGATCCGCTTCCAGCCACAGCTGAACCCTGATGTGGTGGCCCCACTCTCTACCCACACTGCTCATGAGGACTTCA CATTTGGAGAGTCTCGACCTGAACTAGGCTCTGAGGGGCTAgcttcagctcctcatggttccCAGCCTGACCTCCGACGCATTGTGGAGCTGCCTGCACCTGCAGACTTCCTCAGTCTGAGCAGTGAGACCAAGCCTAAGTTGATGACACCTGATGCTTTCATGACACCTACCGCCTCCCTGCAGCAG ATCTCTGCATCCcctagtagtagcagcagcagtagcagcagcagcagtagcagcagcagcagtagcagcagcagctctctaACAGCTGTGTCTGCTGTGAGCAGCTCCTCAGCCATGGACCCCTCCTTGCCcag TAGGCCACCCGAGGAACTGACCTTGAGCCCCAAACTGCAGCTAGATGGCAGCCTGACtataagcagcagcagcagcctgcagGCAAGCCCTCGGAGCCTTCTTCCGGGCCTGCTCCCAGGCCCAGCTGACAAACTAATTCCCAAGGGACCTGGTCAG GTATCTTCTGGTACTTCTGCACTATCCTTGGATTTGCAGGAAGTGGAACCATTAGGGCTACCCCAGGCCTCCCCAAGTCGCACACGTTCTCCTGATGTGATCTCCTCAGCATCCACTGCCCTGTCCCAGGACATCCCTGAAATTGCATCTGAGGCCCTGTCCCGTGGCTTTGGCTCCTCTGTACCTGAGGGCCTCATTGAGCCAGACAGCATGGCCTCAGCTGCCTCAGCACTACACCTACTGTCTCCTCGGCCCAGGCAAGGCCCTGAGCTTAGTTCTCAGCTTGGTCTAGATGGAGGCCCTGGGGATGGGGATAGGCATAGTACCCCTTCCCTACTGGAAGCAGCCTTGACCCAGGAAGTTGCAACCTCTGACAGTCAAGTCTGGCCTACAGCACCTGACATTACTCGTGAGACCTGTAGCACACTAACAGAAAG CCCCAGGAATGGCCTCCAGGAAAAGCACAAAAGCCTGGCCTTCCACAGGCCACCTTATCACCTGCTGCAGCAACATGACAGTCAGGACACAAGTGCTGAGCAAAG TGACCATGACGATGAGGTTGCCAGCCTTGCCTCTGCTTCAGGAGGTTTTGGCAGCAAAATTCCTACTCCACGGCTGCCTGCCAAGGATTGGAAAACCAAGGGATCCCCTAGGACTTCACCTAAGCTCAAGAGGAAAAGCAAGAAGGATGATGG GGATTCAGCTGTGGGATCTCGGCTCACCGAGCACCAG GTGGTAGAGCCCCCTGAAGACTGGCCAGCACTAATTTGGCAGCAGCAAAGAGAGCTGGCAGAACTATGGCACAACCAAGAAGAGCTGCTACAGCGTCTTTGTGCCCAACTTGAAGGTCTTCAGAGCACTGTCACAGACCATGTAGAACGTGCCCTGGAGACACGGCATGAGCAAGAGC AACGGCGACTGGAGCGGGCACTGGCTGAGGGGCAGCAACGGGGTGGGCAGCTACAGGAGCAGCTGACACAGCAGCTATCCCAGGCTTTGTCTTCAGCTGTGGCTGGGCGGCTAGAGCGCAGCATAAGGGATGAAATCAAGAAAACAGTTCCTCCAT GTGTCTCCAGAAGTCTGGAGCCTGTGGCAGGCCAACTAAGCAACTCAGTGGCTACCAAGCTTACAGCTGTGGAAGGCAGCATGAAAGAGAATATCTCTAAGCTACTCAAGTCCAAG AACTTAACAGATGCCATTGCCCGCGCAGCTGCAGATACGCTACAGGGACCAATGCAGGCTGCCTACCGAGAAGCCTTCCAGAGTGTGGTGCTGCCGGCTTTTGAGAAGAGTTGTCAGGCTATGTTCCAGCAAATCAATGACAGCTTCAGGCTGGGCACTCAGGAAT ATTTGCAGCAGCTGGACAGTCACATGAAGAGCCGAAAGGCACGTGAACAAGAAGCTAGGGAGCCTGTGTTGGCCCAGCTTCGGGGCCTGGTCAGCACACTGCAGAATGCCACTGAGCAGATGGCAGCCACTGTGTCTAGCAGTGTTCGGGCCGAGGTGCAACACCAGCTGCATGTGGCTGTGGGCAG CTTGCAGGAATCAATCTTAGCACAAGTACAACGCATTGTCAAGGGTGAAGTGAGTGTGGCACTGAAGGAGCAGCAGGCCACTGTCACTTCCAGCATCATGCAGGCTATGCGCTCAGCTGCTGGCACACCTGTCCCCTCTGCCCACCTTGACTGCCAGGCCCAACAAGCCCATATCTTGCAGTTACTGCAGCAGGGCCACCTCAATCAGGCCTTCCAGCAG GCTCTGACTGCTGCTGATCTCAACC